From a single Apium graveolens cultivar Ventura chromosome 2, ASM990537v1, whole genome shotgun sequence genomic region:
- the LOC141697173 gene encoding uncharacterized protein LOC141697173, which yields MNECRNLKPPVTCFKCGKTGHMSRDCKTSGNNKLMQLTTAPYNQAMTSSVLTLRLPSNQPFKSATPVFPSSYPAQARTFNMNIKDVVQSSEVVAGTLSVNNINAKVLFDSEATRSFISESFVGKSNCEIKPLVEPLSIILANRERVSVKSICPRCKVEISGYSFPSSLIPFQLGEFDVILGMVWLEEYGA from the coding sequence ATGAATGAGTGCCGAAACCTGAAGCCTCCTGTTACATGCTTCAAGTGTGGAAAGACCGGTCATATGTCGAGGGATTGCAAGACCTCCGGAAATAACAAGTTGATGCAATTGACGACCGCCCCTTACAATCAAGCAATGACATCTTCTGTTCTAACTCTTCGACTACCTTCAAATCAACCTTTTAAATCTGCAACTCCAGTGTTCCCTTCCTCTTATCCTGCTCAGGCCAGGACATTCAACATGAATATCAAGGATGTTGTTCAAAGTTCTGaagttgtggcaggtacgctttctgTCAACAATATCAACGCTAAAGTGCTATTTGATTCTGAAGCTACTAGATCTTTCATATCTGAATCTTTTGTTGGCAAGTCGAATTGTGAAATTAAACCGTTAGTTGAACCTTTATCTATCATTTTGGCTAATCgagaacgagtatctgttaaaAGTATTTGCCCCCGGTGTAAAGTAGAGATTTCAGGCTATAGTTTCCCTTCTTCCCTTATACCTTTTCaactaggagaatttgatgttatattaggaatggtTTGGTTAGAAGAATATGgtgcttaa